One region of Psychrobacter sp. DAB_AL43B genomic DNA includes:
- a CDS encoding HD domain-containing protein — translation MSSTNSILLTNPTLASNIDIDNVTHFLLELDALKRVNRRSYVTATTRLENSAEHSWHLAMACWSIAELFELDVNHEKLLKLALVHDLGEIDAGDTFLYADTRSDAHLEERAGIARLQAERGNGIKDLNKIWEEQETGSSKETQLLKVVDRLLPFLLNLNTNGKTWTDSNVTRSQVAGAHAFIKDSFPSIYDWQVRQIEFATAQGWLIDA, via the coding sequence ATGTCATCAACCAATTCCATCTTATTAACCAACCCAACGCTTGCCTCAAACATTGATATAGATAATGTCACTCATTTTCTACTAGAGCTTGATGCTCTTAAACGTGTTAACAGGCGCAGTTATGTGACGGCTACCACTCGTCTAGAAAACTCCGCTGAGCACTCATGGCATTTAGCGATGGCATGTTGGTCAATCGCTGAGTTGTTCGAGTTGGATGTTAATCATGAGAAATTGCTAAAGCTGGCACTGGTACACGATTTGGGTGAAATCGATGCAGGCGATACTTTTTTATATGCCGATACACGCAGTGATGCGCATCTTGAAGAACGCGCTGGCATTGCGCGCTTACAAGCCGAACGTGGTAACGGGATTAAAGATTTAAATAAGATTTGGGAAGAGCAGGAAACTGGCAGCAGCAAAGAAACCCAGCTGCTGAAAGTAGTTGATCGCTTATTGCCGTTTTTACTCAATCTAAATACGAATGGCAAAACGTGGACTGATTCTAACGTTACGCGTTCACAGGTGGCGGGTGCGCATGCCTTTATTAAAGACAGCTTTCCTAGTATTTATGATTGGCAGGTACGACAGATTGAATTTGCGACGGCGCAGGGCTGGTTGATTGATGCGTAA
- the pstA gene encoding phosphate ABC transporter permease PstA, giving the protein MTLATVNTHTAQISQPALSFEDRYDKRLYNKRRFINRLGLGFALSAIVFGLFWLVWILITLFVEGFQGLIKMPVFTADTPPPMGEGGLRNAIIGSVMLAFSGLAIGAPIGMMAGIYLAEFSHGSLLGKVTRFLNDILLSAPSIVIGLFVYALLVKGQSFSGWAGALALALIVIPIVVRTTENMLNLVPNTLREAAYALGTPKWKLVSTVTLKAAKAGLTTGVLLAFARITGETAPLLFTALNNQYFSTDMSQPMANLPTTIYQFAMSPYDNWHALAWAAALLITMTVLLLNIAARFIGGKDHTR; this is encoded by the coding sequence ATGACTTTAGCAACAGTCAATACTCATACTGCCCAGATTAGCCAGCCTGCTTTAAGCTTTGAAGACCGCTATGACAAGCGCTTATATAATAAGCGCCGTTTTATCAATAGATTGGGGCTTGGTTTTGCTCTATCAGCGATCGTCTTTGGTTTGTTTTGGCTGGTTTGGATTTTGATCACGCTGTTTGTTGAAGGCTTTCAAGGTTTAATCAAAATGCCGGTGTTTACTGCAGATACACCGCCACCTATGGGTGAAGGTGGTCTGCGTAATGCCATTATTGGTTCAGTGATGTTGGCTTTTTCAGGTTTAGCCATTGGCGCACCCATCGGCATGATGGCAGGCATATATTTGGCTGAATTTTCACATGGTAGTCTGTTAGGTAAAGTCACCCGATTTTTAAACGATATTTTACTGTCTGCTCCATCCATCGTTATTGGGCTGTTTGTTTATGCGTTGCTGGTCAAAGGTCAAAGCTTTTCAGGCTGGGCAGGTGCACTAGCATTAGCGCTGATTGTGATTCCCATTGTCGTACGTACGACGGAGAACATGCTAAATCTTGTGCCTAATACCCTGCGTGAAGCCGCCTATGCACTAGGCACACCGAAATGGAAGCTGGTCAGTACAGTCACGCTCAAAGCCGCCAAAGCAGGTTTGACCACAGGTGTGCTGTTAGCGTTTGCTCGTATTACTGGCGAGACAGCCCCCTTACTGTTTACCGCATTAAATAACCAGTACTTTAGTACAGATATGAGCCAACCGATGGCTAATTTGCCAACCACTATTTATCAGTTTGCCATGAGCCCGTATGACAATTGGCATGCATTGGCTTGGGCGGCGGCGCTGCTAATTACTATGACAGTATTGCTATTGAATATTGCGGCGCGCTTTATAGGCGGTAAAGATCATACGAGATAA
- a CDS encoding rhomboid family intramembrane serine protease: protein MRDNNKRSQYRYKNKNRSRNRVGKQDRRKITKRKEQKPQRTKGSTKIKLKQVFFPYLCLSIFSILIFGALRWLLDVYLDVLPLKESYWDFGIPFLLSILVVSIWMWPRYELLTLKWVQRSSSGYFFITMVLALVIPLVLSQNYLSKAAYEVVEVNNLNDVRNYPKQKYFKVDNFKPLKSEQVSYIETQVVSGRYFDSTLHVYYYIATPFAAADNIWLGSSYHTSYDNREDQSIKDRQYSAFINDSRHKYQAKDLSTISYFKKLKSSNQRSGYLHTISTVNKQSNLTPLILVPESGLFVDSLERDFVWGFGSFVIGMGVCLLLIFAADIDNKEKKSTRKHIQKQKHVKKRDPVKDVSKSLVALFRSNKKQPATLVLMLTCIGAFILTVFMGMDIIDPLSRQIDKVGGLSRDALQAGKYWRVVTSLFVHAGIMHLVMSLGMLFAAGYILEKVLGSVRFMIAFFICGIFANVLGVLYFDMDMAGVWGATFGLFGIAIPLVAFKIFNKKYRELFGGTIAAILIITLNSMFFAFINTLIYMVYYLLTLCFGIVLGLVMVMTQKQPLLRNARRHNI, encoded by the coding sequence ATGCGAGATAATAATAAGCGAAGCCAGTATAGGTATAAGAATAAAAATAGAAGCAGAAATAGAGTAGGTAAACAGGATAGGCGTAAAATTACCAAGCGTAAGGAGCAGAAACCCCAACGTACTAAAGGGTCGACTAAAATAAAACTAAAGCAGGTATTTTTTCCTTATTTGTGCTTAAGTATCTTCAGCATTCTAATTTTTGGTGCTTTACGCTGGTTACTGGATGTTTATCTAGACGTTCTACCTTTAAAAGAAAGCTACTGGGATTTTGGTATTCCTTTTCTTTTATCTATTTTAGTCGTTAGTATTTGGATGTGGCCGAGGTACGAGCTTCTGACTTTAAAGTGGGTTCAGCGTAGTAGTTCAGGCTACTTTTTTATAACGATGGTTTTAGCATTAGTGATACCGCTTGTTCTCAGCCAAAACTATTTGTCTAAAGCTGCGTACGAGGTTGTTGAAGTAAACAACCTGAATGATGTTCGTAACTATCCAAAACAAAAGTATTTCAAGGTGGATAATTTTAAACCACTAAAATCAGAGCAGGTTTCTTATATAGAGACACAAGTAGTCAGTGGACGGTATTTTGACTCGACATTGCATGTCTATTATTACATTGCGACGCCATTTGCGGCCGCTGATAATATTTGGCTAGGTTCTAGTTACCATACAAGCTACGATAATCGTGAAGACCAAAGTATTAAAGACCGTCAATACTCAGCATTTATTAATGACTCTCGCCACAAATATCAAGCCAAAGACCTCTCTACTATCAGCTACTTTAAGAAACTTAAATCGTCAAATCAGAGAAGTGGCTACTTACATACGATTTCGACAGTTAATAAGCAGTCTAATTTAACACCCTTGATATTGGTACCTGAATCAGGATTGTTTGTTGACAGTTTAGAGCGAGATTTCGTCTGGGGGTTTGGCTCATTTGTTATTGGTATGGGAGTGTGCTTATTGCTTATTTTTGCAGCAGATATTGATAATAAAGAAAAGAAGAGCACACGAAAGCATATACAAAAACAAAAGCATGTAAAAAAACGAGATCCAGTGAAGGATGTGTCAAAAAGTCTAGTAGCTTTGTTTAGAAGTAATAAAAAACAACCTGCAACGTTAGTGTTAATGCTGACTTGTATAGGCGCATTTATACTGACCGTATTCATGGGTATGGATATCATTGATCCTTTATCTAGGCAGATAGATAAGGTAGGCGGGTTGAGCAGAGACGCGCTGCAAGCTGGTAAATATTGGCGGGTAGTGACATCGCTTTTTGTACATGCAGGGATTATGCATTTGGTAATGAGTCTGGGAATGCTTTTTGCTGCGGGCTATATTTTGGAAAAAGTATTAGGTTCTGTACGTTTTATGATTGCCTTTTTTATATGTGGTATTTTCGCTAATGTTTTAGGGGTCCTATATTTTGATATGGACATGGCAGGTGTTTGGGGTGCTACATTTGGCTTGTTTGGTATCGCGATACCGTTGGTGGCCTTTAAGATTTTTAATAAAAAATATCGAGAGCTGTTCGGCGGTACCATCGCTGCGATATTAATCATTACTTTAAACAGCATGTTTTTTGCATTTATAAACACGCTCATTTATATGGTGTATTATCTTTTAACCTTGTGTTTTGGTATTGTTCTTGGTTTGGTCATGGTAATGACTCAAAAACAGCCTTTATTAAGGAATGCTAGACGCCATAATATATAG
- the fadA gene encoding acetyl-CoA C-acyltransferase FadA produces MTILSPKDVVIVDGVRSAMGKTKNGMFRHVRADSMSAELVRALVERNDFDPRDVEDIIWGCVNQTLEQGLNIGRNIGLLADIPKTAGGQTVNRLCGSSMQALHTAAAQIMTGQGDVFIIGGVEHMGHVGMMHGVDLNPEASKHYAKASNMMGLTAEMLGRMNNITREEQDAFGLESHRRAWAATTEGRFDNEIIGIEGHDEAGRLQLCTVDEVIRPDATMEQMQKLRPAFDPVGGTVTAATSSALSDGASAMLIMSAQKAKELGLKPRARIRSMAIAGCDAAIMGYGPVPATQKALKRAGMSIDDMQTIELNEAFAAQGLSVLKALNLTDKQDIVNINGGAIALGHPLGCSGARITVTLLNAMEQSDTEIGLATMCIGLGQGIATIIERV; encoded by the coding sequence ATGACAATTTTAAGTCCAAAAGACGTGGTCATCGTAGATGGCGTACGCTCAGCGATGGGTAAAACTAAAAACGGCATGTTCCGCCATGTCCGCGCTGATAGCATGTCTGCTGAATTGGTTCGTGCATTGGTTGAGCGTAATGACTTTGACCCACGTGACGTTGAAGATATCATCTGGGGTTGTGTTAACCAGACGCTAGAGCAAGGTTTAAATATCGGCCGTAACATCGGTTTGCTAGCTGATATCCCTAAGACAGCTGGCGGTCAAACCGTTAACCGTCTATGTGGTTCTTCTATGCAGGCGCTACATACCGCTGCTGCCCAAATTATGACCGGCCAAGGTGATGTATTCATCATCGGTGGTGTTGAGCATATGGGTCACGTCGGCATGATGCATGGCGTTGATCTGAACCCTGAAGCGTCAAAGCATTATGCAAAAGCTTCAAACATGATGGGCTTGACCGCTGAAATGCTAGGTCGCATGAATAATATCACGCGTGAAGAGCAAGATGCCTTTGGTCTTGAATCGCATCGCCGTGCATGGGCTGCGACCACTGAAGGTCGTTTTGACAATGAAATCATCGGTATCGAAGGCCATGACGAAGCGGGTCGCTTGCAGCTATGTACTGTCGATGAAGTGATTCGTCCGGATGCGACGATGGAGCAAATGCAAAAGTTACGTCCAGCCTTTGATCCAGTAGGCGGTACGGTAACTGCTGCTACCTCATCTGCATTATCTGATGGTGCATCAGCAATGCTAATCATGAGCGCGCAAAAAGCCAAAGAGCTAGGTCTAAAGCCACGTGCTCGTATTCGTAGCATGGCAATTGCTGGTTGTGATGCCGCTATCATGGGTTACGGTCCTGTACCTGCGACGCAAAAAGCACTTAAGCGTGCTGGCATGAGCATCGATGATATGCAAACGATCGAGCTTAACGAAGCGTTTGCAGCGCAAGGTTTGTCAGTACTTAAAGCCTTGAACCTGACTGATAAGCAAGACATCGTCAACATCAACGGTGGCGCGATTGCCTTAGGTCATCCACTAGGTTGTTCAGGCGCTCGTATCACCGTTACTTTGCTAAATGCGATGGAGCAATCAGATACTGAAATCGGTCTAGCGACGATGTGTATCGGTCTTGGTCAAGGTATTGCGACTATTATTGAGCGTGTGTAA
- the phoU gene encoding phosphate signaling complex protein PhoU has translation MLVTEKHLSKSFDNDLNEVIELFMQMGRMAAEQVMVATRALIAADEATAKKVITDDDLINQLEIKIDEQIILLVAKRQPAANDLRLVMAISKGIVDFERVGDEAEKIARMACQLIEDGASPRGYSEVQHLSNQVRLMLLDALDAFLWMNPQQAFSVLQSDVSVNEEYQSATRSLMTYIMEDSRHVSKVINILWVLRALERVGDHARNIAELVIFCTSGKDVRHTDFLRVEEIVQQTTNAGINANK, from the coding sequence ATGCTGGTAACTGAAAAGCATTTATCAAAGAGTTTTGATAATGATTTAAATGAAGTTATTGAGTTGTTTATGCAAATGGGACGCATGGCAGCAGAGCAAGTCATGGTTGCGACCCGTGCATTGATAGCAGCAGATGAGGCAACCGCGAAAAAAGTGATTACTGATGATGATCTAATCAATCAGTTAGAAATTAAAATCGATGAGCAAATTATTTTGTTGGTTGCCAAGCGCCAGCCAGCAGCGAATGATTTGCGCTTAGTCATGGCCATTAGTAAAGGCATTGTTGACTTTGAGCGTGTGGGTGATGAAGCAGAAAAGATAGCGCGTATGGCATGCCAATTGATTGAAGATGGTGCTTCACCAAGAGGCTATTCAGAGGTTCAGCATTTATCCAATCAGGTGCGCTTAATGCTGCTTGATGCGCTTGATGCCTTCTTATGGATGAATCCTCAGCAGGCATTTTCGGTATTGCAAAGCGATGTGTCTGTCAATGAAGAGTATCAGTCTGCCACTCGCTCCTTGATGACCTATATTATGGAAGACAGTCGTCATGTGTCTAAAGTGATTAATATACTATGGGTATTGCGCGCACTCGAGCGCGTGGGCGACCATGCTCGAAATATTGCTGAGCTGGTCATTTTTTGTACCAGCGGCAAAGACGTGCGGCATACGGATTTTTTACGGGTAGAAGAAATCGTACAACAAACCACCAATGCTGGCATAAATGCTAACAAATAG
- the fadB gene encoding fatty acid oxidation complex subunit alpha FadB — MVYQGNRITVTMLEDGIANMQYNAENESVNKFDAETNKQFAEVVNALEKADDVKGLIVTSSKGVFIAGADITEFVASFKQPEEEIKDWVININDAFNRFEDLPFPKVAAINGAALGGGCEMTLVCEYRVMSDKAIIGLPETQLGIFPGFGGTVRTTRVIGIDNALELIATGTPKKALDALKLGLVDATVAADDLQDAAIDLVKKCISGELDWKAKREEKLVPVKLNQLEQAMAFNSAKGMIFAKANPKQYPAPALAIAAMEKHVNLPRDKAIEVEAAGFAKAAKTPQAESLVGLFLSDQLVKKLAKQHSKKAHEINEAAVLGAGIMGGGIAYQAASKGLPIIMKDIKSEQLDLGMGEASKLLGKMVDRGKMTPTKMGETLSRIRPTLNYGDFAETDIVIEAVVENPNVKRAVLKEVEGLVKDDCILASNTSTISITFLAEALERPENFVGMHFFNPVHRMPLVEVIRGEKSSEEAIATTVALASKMGKVPVVVNDCPGFLVNRVLFPYFGAFDLLLKQGADFAHVDKVMEKFGWPMGPAYLIDVVGLDTGVHGAEVMAEGFPDRMKPDYKGAIELLYENKRLGQKNGVGFYKYEMDKRGKPKKVADEATYELLKTTTDSTKQEFDDQAIIDRTMLAFCNETVRCLEDNIVSTPSEADMAMIMGVGFPPFRGGPCRYIDQMGLDNYLALCEKYAHLGKAYEAPQKIRDMAAAGETFYATA; from the coding sequence ATGGTATACCAAGGAAATCGCATTACGGTGACAATGCTAGAGGATGGCATCGCCAACATGCAGTACAACGCCGAAAATGAGAGCGTGAACAAGTTTGATGCTGAGACCAATAAGCAATTTGCTGAAGTTGTTAACGCGTTAGAAAAAGCGGATGACGTTAAAGGTTTGATCGTAACATCAAGCAAAGGCGTGTTTATCGCTGGTGCTGATATCACTGAATTTGTGGCTTCTTTTAAGCAACCAGAAGAAGAAATTAAAGATTGGGTTATTAACATTAATGACGCCTTTAATCGCTTTGAAGATTTGCCATTCCCGAAAGTAGCTGCCATCAATGGCGCAGCGCTTGGCGGTGGTTGTGAGATGACCTTGGTTTGCGAATACCGTGTCATGAGCGACAAAGCCATCATCGGTCTACCAGAAACTCAACTGGGTATCTTCCCAGGCTTTGGTGGTACGGTTCGTACTACGCGTGTCATTGGTATCGATAATGCGCTTGAGCTGATTGCGACTGGTACACCTAAAAAAGCCCTTGATGCACTAAAACTTGGCTTAGTTGATGCGACCGTTGCTGCTGATGACTTGCAAGATGCGGCCATTGATTTGGTCAAAAAATGTATCTCAGGTGAGCTTGATTGGAAAGCGAAGCGTGAAGAGAAGCTGGTTCCAGTTAAATTAAATCAGCTTGAGCAAGCGATGGCATTTAACAGTGCCAAAGGTATGATCTTTGCCAAAGCCAATCCGAAGCAATATCCTGCGCCAGCACTTGCTATTGCTGCGATGGAAAAACACGTTAACTTACCACGTGATAAAGCAATCGAAGTAGAAGCCGCTGGTTTTGCAAAAGCGGCGAAAACACCACAAGCAGAAAGCTTGGTTGGTTTATTCTTAAGCGATCAGTTGGTTAAGAAATTAGCGAAGCAGCACAGCAAAAAAGCACATGAAATCAATGAAGCTGCGGTACTAGGCGCAGGCATCATGGGCGGCGGTATCGCTTATCAGGCAGCTAGTAAAGGCTTGCCAATCATCATGAAAGATATCAAGTCTGAGCAATTAGACCTTGGTATGGGCGAAGCCAGCAAGTTACTTGGCAAAATGGTCGATCGCGGCAAAATGACCCCAACTAAAATGGGCGAAACCTTAAGCCGTATCCGTCCTACTTTGAATTATGGTGATTTTGCTGAAACGGATATCGTTATCGAAGCGGTCGTAGAAAATCCAAACGTCAAACGTGCGGTACTAAAAGAAGTTGAAGGCTTGGTGAAAGACGACTGTATCCTAGCCTCAAATACTTCAACGATCTCTATTACTTTCTTGGCTGAAGCACTTGAGCGCCCAGAAAACTTCGTTGGTATGCATTTCTTTAACCCAGTACACCGTATGCCATTGGTCGAAGTTATCCGCGGTGAGAAATCATCTGAAGAAGCGATTGCGACGACTGTTGCGCTAGCTTCTAAAATGGGTAAAGTACCTGTTGTCGTTAATGACTGTCCAGGTTTCTTAGTCAACCGTGTCTTGTTCCCATACTTTGGTGCTTTTGATTTATTGCTTAAGCAAGGTGCTGATTTTGCGCATGTCGATAAAGTCATGGAAAAATTCGGCTGGCCTATGGGTCCTGCTTATCTAATCGACGTTGTTGGTTTAGATACGGGCGTACATGGCGCAGAAGTGATGGCAGAAGGTTTCCCTGACCGTATGAAGCCTGATTATAAAGGCGCGATTGAGCTTTTATATGAAAACAAACGTTTAGGTCAGAAAAATGGCGTTGGTTTCTATAAGTATGAAATGGACAAACGTGGCAAGCCAAAGAAAGTTGCTGATGAAGCGACTTATGAGCTGCTAAAAACCACCACTGATAGCACTAAGCAAGAATTTGATGATCAAGCTATTATCGACCGCACCATGCTGGCTTTCTGTAATGAAACTGTCCGTTGCCTAGAAGACAACATCGTCAGCACGCCGTCAGAAGCTGATATGGCGATGATTATGGGCGTTGGTTTCCCGCCATTCCGCGGTGGTCCTTGCCGTTATATCGACCAAATGGGTCTAGATAACTACTTGGCACTGTGTGAAAAATACGCGCACCTTGGCAAAGCTTATGAAGCCCCGCAGAAGATTCGCGATATGGCAGCAGCAGGCGAGACCTTTTACGCCACCGCGTAA
- a CDS encoding DUF1287 domain-containing protein has translation MRVSDTYKAFAKSLAFISLLGLAQMAQAIAPISDGSKLAHDAKKQIGITTSYDPTYRKLDFPRGDVPINTGVCTDVVVRAYRLQNIDLQQLLNHDMKSNWSSYPKTWGLKSTDKNIDHRRVPNLEVFFARHGQTLSITEKSSFQAGDVVTWRLPNGNLPHTGIVSDKAAADGTPLIIHNIGRGTQEENILFAYPINKHFRY, from the coding sequence ATGAGAGTATCTGATACTTATAAAGCCTTCGCTAAATCGCTAGCCTTTATCAGCCTGCTAGGATTGGCGCAAATGGCTCAAGCTATTGCCCCTATCAGCGACGGCAGTAAATTGGCACACGATGCCAAAAAACAAATCGGCATTACCACCAGCTATGATCCTACTTACCGTAAGCTGGATTTCCCACGCGGCGATGTGCCGATAAATACCGGTGTCTGTACAGATGTGGTCGTTCGTGCTTATCGCTTGCAAAATATAGATCTACAGCAATTGCTCAACCACGATATGAAATCCAACTGGTCAAGCTATCCAAAAACTTGGGGACTTAAATCAACCGATAAAAATATCGACCATCGCCGTGTGCCCAATCTTGAAGTGTTTTTTGCGCGTCATGGACAGACGTTATCAATCACTGAAAAATCCAGCTTTCAAGCGGGAGATGTGGTGACTTGGCGACTACCGAACGGCAATTTACCGCACACAGGTATCGTATCGGACAAAGCAGCTGCTGATGGCACACCGCTGATTATTCATAATATTGGACGCGGTACGCAAGAAGAGAATATTTTGTTTGCCTATCCTATTAATAAACATTTTCGTTATTAA
- a CDS encoding polyprenyl synthetase family protein: protein MTVSFTPNLADTRFMPFTNTKQFHHDVRAQLTQDIEVLFAYAELPSPLLDACRYVMTGQGKLVRPLLVASAFASTYNNNYSENSMANANGLEALLENDSDYDMCRRAALAVELLHTYSLVHDDLPCMDDDELRRGQPTAHIVFEESTALLAGDVLQTLAFEVLTAEMPTFAPFDSAIASQLFAIFAPRARRMVSGQMLDLNAEATTGISQSDLEAIHRDKTGALIEAAMLMGGICAGATAPQRMALQECAQHIGLAFQVQDDILDVTTSTDALGKPAGSDEKLDKSTYVKLMGVDNATKYAQSLFDDGRAAISRELGNSKENDALVALIEWLWARQK, encoded by the coding sequence ATGACTGTTTCTTTTACGCCAAACCTTGCAGATACCCGCTTTATGCCTTTTACCAATACCAAGCAGTTTCATCACGATGTGCGCGCGCAACTTACCCAAGATATCGAGGTGTTATTTGCTTACGCAGAGCTGCCAAGTCCGCTGCTTGATGCGTGCCGTTATGTAATGACCGGTCAAGGTAAATTGGTACGCCCATTATTAGTCGCCAGCGCCTTTGCTAGCACCTATAATAATAATTATAGTGAAAATAGCATGGCTAACGCCAATGGTTTGGAAGCTTTGTTAGAAAACGACTCGGATTATGATATGTGTCGCCGTGCTGCGTTGGCGGTGGAATTACTCCACACTTATTCGTTGGTGCACGATGACTTGCCGTGTATGGACGATGATGAGCTACGCCGTGGGCAGCCGACCGCTCATATTGTCTTTGAAGAATCGACGGCACTACTGGCAGGTGATGTATTGCAAACATTAGCCTTTGAAGTATTAACGGCAGAAATGCCAACCTTTGCGCCCTTTGATTCAGCTATCGCAAGCCAGCTATTCGCCATATTTGCCCCGCGTGCCAGACGTATGGTGTCGGGTCAAATGCTAGATCTCAATGCCGAAGCCACTACTGGTATTTCACAGAGCGATTTAGAAGCTATTCACCGTGATAAAACGGGTGCATTAATTGAAGCGGCGATGCTGATGGGCGGCATTTGTGCTGGCGCTACCGCTCCGCAGCGCATGGCATTGCAAGAATGCGCCCAGCATATTGGTCTTGCCTTTCAAGTACAAGATGATATTTTGGATGTCACTACCAGCACAGATGCGTTAGGCAAGCCTGCTGGTAGCGATGAAAAGTTAGATAAATCTACCTATGTAAAATTGATGGGCGTTGATAACGCGACCAAATACGCGCAATCGCTATTTGATGACGGACGCGCAGCCATTTCTCGTGAACTTGGTAATAGTAAAGAAAATGATGCACTTGTGGCATTGATTGAATGGTTATGGGCTAGACAAAAGTAA
- the pstB gene encoding phosphate ABC transporter ATP-binding protein PstB: protein MADMPDNMPPAKIAIRDLDFYYGDFKALKNINIDIPEKKVTAFIGPSGCGKSTLLRTLNRMYDLYPNMHAEGQIILDNKNILAKEVDVNLLRARVGMVFQKPTPFPMSIYDNVAFGVRLYEKLSKAEMDERVEWALKKAALWLEVKDKLKASGLSLSGGQQQRLCIARGVATKPEVLLLDEPTSALDPISTGAIEDLITDLKNDYTIAIVTHNMQQAARISDYTAYMYLGDMVEMGETDQIFTNPAQKATEDYITGRYG, encoded by the coding sequence ATGGCAGATATGCCTGACAATATGCCGCCTGCTAAGATTGCCATTCGGGACTTGGATTTTTATTATGGTGATTTTAAAGCGTTAAAAAATATCAATATCGACATCCCAGAAAAGAAGGTAACCGCGTTTATTGGACCATCAGGCTGCGGTAAATCAACGCTGCTACGCACGCTTAACCGTATGTACGACTTGTATCCTAACATGCATGCCGAAGGTCAAATCATCTTGGATAACAAAAACATTTTGGCTAAAGAGGTGGATGTCAATTTACTGCGTGCGCGGGTGGGTATGGTCTTTCAAAAGCCCACGCCGTTTCCCATGTCCATCTACGACAACGTGGCATTTGGCGTACGTTTATATGAAAAGCTGAGCAAAGCAGAGATGGATGAGCGTGTCGAGTGGGCATTGAAAAAAGCGGCGTTATGGCTCGAGGTCAAAGATAAACTTAAAGCCTCAGGATTGTCATTATCAGGTGGTCAACAACAGCGACTTTGTATCGCCCGTGGGGTGGCAACGAAACCTGAAGTACTGTTATTAGATGAACCAACCTCAGCGCTTGATCCCATCTCTACTGGCGCTATTGAAGATTTGATTACGGATTTAAAAAATGACTATACGATTGCTATCGTAACGCACAATATGCAGCAGGCCGCGCGCATCTCCGACTACACCGCTTATATGTATTTGGGTGACATGGTAGAGATGGGTGAGACGGATCAAATATTCACCAACCCAGCACAAAAAGCGACTGAAGATTATATTACCGGTCGTTACGGCTAA
- a CDS encoding isochorismatase family protein has product MSTMITDRTYRIDRENTQAMIIDVQERLTPHIYDHENIIKKITTLIKGLQALDIPIMLNEQYKKGLGETLPEIRELLEGDNAKGFEKVTFSACDNDDSWNHLAQQNRSIVLLFGVETHVCVLQTALDLLDNGMQPVIIGDAVGSRFPYDKKQAIRRIRRAGGVITTVETILFELCRSSKDPAFKTISNLIK; this is encoded by the coding sequence ATGTCCACCATGATTACTGATCGTACCTACCGTATTGACCGTGAAAATACCCAAGCAATGATAATCGACGTCCAAGAACGTCTGACCCCGCATATCTATGACCATGAAAATATTATCAAAAAAATAACGACTTTGATCAAAGGTTTGCAAGCGCTTGATATTCCAATTATGCTCAATGAGCAGTATAAAAAGGGCTTAGGCGAAACCTTGCCCGAAATTCGTGAGTTATTAGAAGGCGATAATGCCAAAGGCTTTGAAAAAGTCACTTTTAGCGCCTGCGACAATGACGATTCATGGAATCACCTTGCTCAGCAAAATCGCAGTATTGTTTTACTGTTCGGCGTTGAAACTCATGTTTGTGTCTTACAAACTGCGCTTGATTTGCTAGATAATGGTATGCAGCCAGTCATTATTGGTGATGCGGTTGGTTCGCGTTTTCCGTATGATAAAAAGCAAGCCATTCGCCGTATTCGCCGTGCCGGTGGTGTTATTACCACAGTTGAAACCATTCTATTTGAGCTATGCCGAAGTAGTAAAGACCCTGCGTTCAAAACTATTAGCAACTTGATTAAATAG